Proteins encoded within one genomic window of Gloeobacter kilaueensis JS1:
- a CDS encoding SBBP repeat-containing protein, whose product MLLRPVATAFAAVALLAQSQVLSAPLPVVAVKSPPAMSPASAEKLSVARQQYGQLPVSFEPNVGQAPAAVRFLARTGGYRVALLPTGALFAFHSATPALTRGRDKQQLPPRSTKTALVQMQLVGANSQTQIEGIDALPGKVNYLKGNDRSQWHTDVATYGRVKSKGVYPGIDLIYHSEHGQLEYDFVVAPGAQIEQIKLRFAGAKRVFIDKQGALIVQSVAGQLHQKPPVVYQNKAGHRQQLKGYYVQLDSKTVGFVVEGREQGAQLVIDPVLSYSTYLGGTNDDYGYGIALDTSGNAYVTGETSSTDFPITPGVVQNQSNVITSAKDAFVTKLNETGTALVYSTYLGGGDRDSGYGIAVDKAGNAYVTGFTQSSDFPTTPGALQTNSAIGPFVTKLNATGTALVYSTYLAGSYGVGYGIALDTSGNAYVTGEASSTGFPITPGAAQTQFGGGIQDAFVTKLNTTGTALVYSTYLGGGAEETGKSIVIDNAGNAYVAGETNIETYTSPNFPTTPGALQTQYGGGYLDGFVAKLNATGTAFVYSTYLGGKDTDFASAIATDAVGNAYVIGSTSSANFPTTPGVRQPRYSGGVPYDAFVTKLNETGTALVYSTYLGADGTDYGFGIAVDEVGNAYVAGFTDSTYFPTVNGIYTGGGSGFVSRLNATGSGLLFSSYLKNSGYIYSLAIDKSGNAYVTGYAGPTFPVTPGAPQATFKGGYSDVIITKISLSTPLITSFFPTSGPVGSTITLTGTGFLKTSYVYFTNGKKAPFTIVSDTQLVVTVPIGATTAKIDVYVPFGKAQSPTAFTITP is encoded by the coding sequence ATGCTCTTGCGTCCGGTTGCCACCGCTTTTGCTGCCGTTGCCCTTCTTGCTCAGTCCCAGGTTCTTTCCGCACCGCTGCCAGTCGTAGCGGTAAAGAGTCCTCCTGCTATGTCCCCTGCTTCAGCTGAGAAGCTGAGCGTTGCCCGCCAGCAGTACGGCCAGTTGCCTGTGAGCTTTGAGCCGAATGTTGGTCAAGCACCTGCTGCTGTGCGCTTCCTTGCTCGTACAGGCGGTTATAGAGTAGCCTTGCTACCCACAGGAGCGCTGTTTGCTTTTCACTCCGCAACTCCAGCCCTTACCAGGGGCAGGGATAAGCAACAGCTTCCCCCTCGCTCGACGAAGACGGCACTGGTACAGATGCAACTGGTAGGAGCCAATAGCCAGACACAGATAGAAGGAATCGACGCTCTACCAGGCAAGGTGAACTATCTAAAAGGCAACGACCGGAGCCAGTGGCATACCGATGTGGCAACTTATGGTCGTGTCAAAAGCAAGGGTGTGTATCCTGGTATCGACTTGATTTACCACAGCGAGCATGGGCAGCTGGAGTACGACTTTGTTGTAGCACCAGGAGCGCAAATAGAGCAGATCAAGTTGCGCTTTGCGGGAGCCAAGCGTGTGTTCATCGATAAGCAGGGTGCTCTAATAGTCCAGAGCGTGGCCGGTCAACTGCACCAGAAGCCGCCTGTGGTCTATCAAAACAAAGCCGGGCACAGGCAGCAGCTAAAGGGCTACTATGTGCAGCTCGACAGTAAAACGGTAGGTTTCGTGGTAGAAGGGCGTGAGCAAGGAGCGCAGTTAGTGATCGACCCAGTGCTCAGCTACTCCACCTACCTGGGGGGCACCAACGATGACTATGGCTATGGCATAGCACTGGATACTTCTGGTAATGCTTATGTGACCGGAGAAACCTCTTCAACAGACTTCCCAATCACGCCCGGTGTAGTGCAGAACCAGAGTAACGTCATTACCAGCGCAAAAGACGCATTCGTGACGAAGCTGAACGAAACGGGCACCGCTCTTGTCTACTCTACCTATCTTGGCGGCGGTGATAGGGATTCCGGCTATGGCATAGCAGTGGACAAGGCTGGCAATGCATATGTGACTGGCTTTACCCAGTCAAGTGACTTCCCCACTACACCCGGCGCACTGCAGACTAATAGTGCTATCGGTCCGTTCGTGACAAAGCTGAACGCGACGGGCACGGCTCTTGTCTATTCCACCTATCTGGCAGGCAGTTATGGCGTAGGCTATGGCATAGCACTGGATACTTCTGGTAATGCTTATGTGACCGGAGAAGCCTCTTCAACAGGCTTCCCAATCACACCCGGCGCAGCACAGACCCAGTTTGGCGGTGGCATCCAGGACGCATTTGTGACGAAGCTGAACACAACAGGTACTGCCCTTGTCTACTCCACCTATCTCGGGGGTGGGGCAGAGGAAACTGGAAAGAGCATCGTAATAGACAACGCTGGCAATGCCTATGTCGCTGGTGAGACTAACATTGAAACCTATACAAGCCCAAACTTCCCGACGACTCCCGGTGCGCTACAAACTCAGTATGGCGGTGGTTACCTAGACGGGTTTGTGGCGAAACTGAATGCAACGGGCACAGCTTTCGTCTACTCTACCTACCTGGGGGGTAAGGATACAGATTTTGCCTCGGCAATAGCAACAGACGCAGTGGGCAATGCTTATGTGATTGGCTCCACCTCGTCAGCTAACTTCCCGACCACGCCGGGTGTGCGCCAGCCTCGGTATAGCGGCGGTGTTCCCTACGACGCATTTGTGACGAAGCTGAACGAAACGGGCACTGCTCTTGTCTACTCTACCTACCTGGGTGCCGATGGCACTGATTATGGCTTTGGCATAGCGGTGGATGAAGTAGGCAATGCTTATGTGGCCGGATTCACCGACTCAACCTACTTCCCAACAGTTAACGGTATTTACACTGGCGGCGGTAGCGGTTTCGTCAGTAGGCTGAATGCTACAGGCTCCGGCTTACTATTCTCTAGCTATCTCAAAAACAGTGGGTACATATATAGCCTGGCAATAGACAAGTCGGGGAACGCCTACGTAACGGGCTATGCCGGGCCAACCTTTCCAGTAACTCCTGGTGCTCCGCAGGCAACGTTCAAGGGCGGCTACAGCGATGTAATCATAACCAAGATCAGCCTCTCGACGCCCTTGATCACCAGCTTCTTTCCGACCAGCGGCCCAGTTGGTAGCACCATTACCCTCACCGGCACCGGCTTCTTGAAGACCTCCTACGTCTATTTCACCAACGGTAAGAAGGCACCCTTCACCATCGTCTCAGACACGCAACTAGTCGTTACTGT
- a CDS encoding response regulator has product MSPIRVVLIEDHDLTRAGMRMTLQQHQDVELVGEAANGTDGLRVVHAQNPDVAIVDIGLPDIDGIEVTRRLKSDDPDVRVLILTLRDNDQVVLAAFAAGADSYCMKDIGSADLLTALQTTREGNSWIDPSIARTVLTQVRGQPGGEVGSTVQIEAAGPELTQILEASPLTERELEVLQHIVEGHSNQDIADELFITVGTVKTHVRNILSKLCADDRTQAAVTALRTGLVR; this is encoded by the coding sequence ATGTCTCCGATTCGAGTTGTACTTATCGAAGATCATGATCTAACCCGCGCCGGGATGCGGATGACCCTCCAGCAGCACCAGGATGTAGAGCTGGTAGGCGAGGCGGCCAACGGTACAGACGGCCTGCGCGTCGTCCATGCCCAGAATCCCGATGTTGCAATCGTCGATATCGGTCTACCCGATATCGACGGTATCGAGGTGACCCGCCGCCTCAAAAGCGACGATCCTGACGTGCGCGTACTCATTCTCACCCTGCGCGACAACGATCAGGTCGTTCTTGCCGCCTTCGCTGCCGGGGCCGACTCTTATTGTATGAAAGATATCGGTTCTGCCGATTTGCTCACCGCTTTGCAGACGACGCGCGAGGGCAACAGCTGGATCGATCCTTCGATAGCCCGCACGGTACTCACCCAGGTGCGCGGCCAACCCGGCGGGGAGGTCGGCAGTACCGTGCAGATCGAAGCGGCGGGACCAGAACTCACCCAGATTCTCGAAGCTTCGCCCCTCACCGAGCGCGAGCTGGAGGTGCTGCAGCACATCGTCGAGGGCCACTCCAATCAGGACATCGCCGACGAATTATTCATCACTGTCGGAACAGTCAAGACCCATGTACGCAATATCCTGAGCAAACTCTGCGCCGACGACCGCACCCAGGCAGCCGTAACTGCGCTGCGGACGGGTCTGGTACGGTAG
- the bchM gene encoding magnesium protoporphyrin IX methyltransferase has protein sequence MEEKLIVRDYFNNTGFERWKRIYGDEAVNRIQHSIRVGHQRTCDRVLDWLGNISGKSICDAGCGLGSLSLPLAQRGAQVLATDISEKMILEASHRRQQLQLPPDNPHFEVLELERIGGHYDIVICLDVLIHYPLAQVEKMLAHLSSLAGEHLLITYAPKTLLFAALKKVGEFFPGANKTTRAYQHRSEDIEAILLRQGWKIVRRAAIDDKFYFARLLMTGR, from the coding sequence ATGGAAGAAAAGCTGATCGTCCGCGACTACTTCAACAACACCGGCTTCGAGCGCTGGAAGCGGATCTACGGCGATGAGGCCGTCAACCGCATCCAGCATTCGATTCGGGTGGGCCACCAGCGCACCTGCGACCGGGTGCTCGACTGGCTGGGCAATATCTCCGGCAAGTCGATCTGCGATGCCGGTTGCGGACTGGGAAGTTTGAGCCTGCCGCTTGCCCAGCGCGGAGCCCAGGTCCTTGCCACCGATATTTCTGAGAAGATGATCCTCGAAGCGAGCCACCGCCGCCAGCAATTGCAACTTCCGCCCGACAACCCCCACTTCGAGGTGCTCGAACTCGAGCGCATCGGCGGCCACTACGACATCGTGATCTGTCTGGATGTGCTCATCCACTACCCGCTTGCCCAGGTCGAAAAGATGCTCGCCCATCTCAGCTCCCTGGCAGGGGAACACCTGCTCATCACCTATGCCCCCAAGACGCTGCTGTTTGCTGCCCTCAAAAAAGTCGGCGAGTTTTTTCCAGGGGCAAACAAGACCACCCGCGCCTACCAGCACCGCAGCGAAGACATCGAAGCGATCTTGCTCCGGCAGGGCTGGAAAATTGTTCGCCGGGCAGCGATCGACGACAAATTCTACTTTGCAAGGCTGCTGATGACCGGGCGTTAG
- a CDS encoding FAD-dependent oxidoreductase: MPKPVILAVDDDPDVLQAVSRDLRHQYGERFRIVRADSGSAALQAVEQLAERNETVAIFLVDQRMPQMSGVEFLERVIERAPQAKRVLLTAYADTEAAIRAINNVRLDYYLLKPWDPPEERLYPVLDDLLDDWLAAFKPPFEGIRVIGNRWSAESHQVKDFLARNQVPYQWMDLDQDEEARRLFSSGETASGVQRLPVVLFTDGTRLCRPSNLEMAGKLGLRTQAERPFYDLAIVGGGPAGLAAAVYGASEGLTTVMIEREAPGGQAGSSSRIENYLGFPVGLSGADLARRAAIQARRFGVEILSPQSVVDVRIQDPYRIVKLKDGSEISCHALLIATGVSYRKLDVPGIAELTGRGVYYGAALTEALACSNEEVYVVGGANSAGQAAMYFSRYAQNVTMLVRADSLTQSMSQYLIDQIAATSNIAVRTCTSVVEVKGRERLEALVLANAVSGEQETVDATSLFIFIGASPQTDWLEGVVQRDRQGFILAGADLLTGGQRPKGWSLERDPFLLETSVPGIFVAGDVRYGSVKRVASGVGEGAIAVQFIHRYLSKV; encoded by the coding sequence ATGCCCAAACCCGTCATCCTCGCTGTCGATGACGACCCCGATGTGCTGCAGGCAGTCTCCCGCGATCTGCGCCACCAGTACGGCGAGCGCTTTCGGATCGTGCGCGCCGACTCCGGCAGTGCTGCGCTGCAGGCGGTGGAGCAACTGGCCGAGCGCAACGAGACGGTGGCAATTTTTCTGGTCGATCAGCGGATGCCCCAGATGAGCGGCGTCGAGTTTCTGGAGCGGGTGATCGAGCGTGCGCCACAGGCCAAGCGCGTCTTGCTCACCGCCTACGCCGACACCGAGGCGGCGATCCGCGCCATCAACAATGTCCGGCTCGACTACTACCTGCTCAAGCCCTGGGATCCGCCGGAGGAGCGCCTCTATCCGGTGCTCGACGATCTATTGGACGATTGGCTCGCGGCCTTCAAGCCGCCCTTCGAGGGCATCCGCGTCATCGGCAACCGCTGGTCGGCAGAGTCGCACCAGGTCAAAGATTTTTTAGCCCGCAACCAGGTGCCCTACCAGTGGATGGACCTCGACCAGGACGAGGAAGCGCGGCGGCTATTCAGCAGCGGCGAGACGGCCAGTGGGGTGCAGCGGTTGCCGGTGGTGCTCTTTACCGACGGCACCCGCCTCTGCCGGCCTTCTAACCTGGAGATGGCAGGCAAGCTCGGTCTGCGCACCCAGGCGGAGCGGCCCTTCTACGATCTGGCGATCGTGGGCGGTGGACCGGCGGGACTGGCGGCGGCGGTCTACGGGGCTTCGGAGGGGCTAACGACGGTGATGATCGAGCGGGAGGCACCCGGCGGTCAGGCCGGTTCCAGTTCGCGCATCGAAAATTATCTGGGCTTTCCGGTGGGCCTGAGCGGGGCGGACCTGGCCCGCAGAGCCGCCATTCAGGCGCGCCGCTTTGGGGTCGAAATTCTTTCTCCCCAGTCGGTGGTGGACGTGCGCATTCAAGATCCGTATCGGATCGTCAAACTCAAGGACGGCAGCGAAATTAGCTGCCACGCGCTGCTTATTGCCACGGGCGTCTCCTACCGCAAGCTCGACGTGCCGGGGATCGCAGAACTCACGGGCCGGGGGGTCTACTACGGGGCGGCGCTCACCGAAGCCCTCGCCTGCTCGAACGAAGAAGTCTACGTCGTGGGCGGAGCCAATTCGGCGGGCCAGGCGGCGATGTATTTTTCGCGCTATGCCCAGAATGTGACGATGCTGGTGCGCGCCGATTCGCTTACCCAGAGCATGTCCCAGTACCTCATCGATCAGATTGCCGCCACCAGCAACATCGCCGTGCGCACCTGCACGAGCGTCGTCGAGGTCAAAGGCCGCGAGCGCCTCGAAGCGCTGGTGTTGGCGAACGCGGTGAGCGGCGAACAGGAGACCGTCGATGCCACTTCGCTCTTTATCTTTATCGGGGCCAGTCCCCAGACCGACTGGCTTGAGGGGGTGGTCCAGCGCGACCGCCAGGGATTTATTCTCGCGGGGGCCGATCTGCTCACCGGCGGCCAGCGCCCCAAAGGCTGGTCGCTCGAACGCGATCCGTTCTTGCTGGAGACGAGCGTGCCGGGCATCTTTGTCGCTGGCGATGTGCGCTACGGTTCGGTCAAGCGCGTCGCCTCCGGCGTCGGCGAGGGGGCAATTGCTGTCCAGTTCATCCACCGCTATCTCAGTAAAGTCTGA